A genome region from Alkalimarinus coralli includes the following:
- a CDS encoding GGDEF domain-containing protein: MPQTDLSYTMRTNNYITRTNAYLCGAAITILLALTGLFSGQIEGASAALVFSVLLTMSGLTEKRRSQEKESQKLPSGNPWVHLTTLFLAVVTLLSTVQSEYSASSWSYIFPMLLFFFYPLKAAAIAVSLYSICLIILLTQMSEGTAKQALLFNYLLCLALTAGFVFLREIKDRQLKPLRRTDNLTQASTKEHLNDDLTKEIQRSEREGTDLTVMALAIDDKGFDQVDAADHDALLNKLGHVLHENLRAFDSYYRWQDHEFLIVFPYTNTQDAMKTAEKLRLNIKDSLSDAKMTITVSIGTASLNVGDSAASMLEKSLSALHQAQKSGHNRARSYIDSDIDIIDKKNNPNKIDN, from the coding sequence ATGCCTCAGACTGACTTAAGTTACACCATGCGCACCAATAACTACATCACGCGCACCAATGCCTACCTATGTGGAGCAGCGATCACCATACTGTTGGCGCTTACCGGGCTTTTTAGCGGGCAGATTGAAGGTGCATCTGCTGCCTTGGTTTTTTCTGTCTTGCTTACCATGAGCGGCCTTACTGAAAAACGTCGCTCGCAGGAAAAAGAGAGCCAGAAACTTCCAAGCGGCAACCCCTGGGTTCACCTTACAACGCTGTTTTTAGCGGTAGTCACTTTACTAAGCACCGTTCAAAGCGAATACTCTGCCAGCTCGTGGAGCTACATTTTTCCTATGCTGCTGTTCTTCTTTTACCCATTAAAGGCAGCCGCTATAGCCGTCTCGCTCTACAGCATATGCTTAATCATTCTGCTAACCCAAATGAGTGAGGGCACAGCCAAACAGGCGCTACTGTTCAATTACCTGCTATGCTTGGCGCTCACTGCCGGTTTTGTTTTTCTTCGCGAAATAAAAGATCGCCAGTTAAAACCTCTAAGACGCACAGATAACCTCACCCAAGCCTCTACCAAAGAACATCTGAATGATGATCTCACCAAAGAAATTCAACGTAGCGAAAGAGAAGGAACAGATCTGACAGTCATGGCGCTTGCCATAGATGATAAAGGTTTTGATCAGGTCGATGCTGCCGACCATGACGCACTGCTAAACAAGCTTGGGCATGTACTGCACGAAAACCTTCGCGCATTCGATAGTTATTATCGCTGGCAAGACCACGAGTTTCTGATCGTATTTCCGTATACCAATACGCAAGACGCAATGAAAACAGCTGAAAAACTGCGACTGAACATCAAAGATTCATTAAGCGATGCGAAAATGACCATTACTGTCAGCATCGGAACCGCGAGCCTAAATGTTGGGGACAGTGCGGCGTCAATGCTTGAAAAGTCACTCTCTGCCCTCCATCAGGCACAAAAAAGTGGGCATAATAGAGCCCGCTCCTACATAGACTCAGACATTGACATCATTGATAAAAAAAATAATCCAAATAAAATCGATAATTAG
- a CDS encoding GGDEF domain-containing protein, with amino-acid sequence MSDFQLKNITRAVSYGLTAVFMFFLAIQNYRYGFYELVYTAALLVPLFGFGIAYTFAQRYFEIKDYAHLILLGLMVVLVASNIDAQSTDATLWIYPVGLLSYLILPFRDSNIFNGVVLASVTLLVAYQQNIYNGLLFFTSYLLVSSVAGIFAYLHHHKNRTLIELSLHDPLTGAYNMKHLDDTLTKEISRSEVTGNTLSLIAVRVDYFDQFTDVHGNNAAKELTIELSKLLGGIIRAGDSHYYCEGSLFYLLLPNTPQEGVLIMAERVRRTVEETQWQTIGTMTISLGCTTSNNSSTTPNNSSTTPNNSSTTPNNSSTTAESLREQAHVALNDAETNGHNRVSHHTQ; translated from the coding sequence ATGAGCGACTTCCAGCTTAAAAACATTACTCGAGCCGTATCTTATGGCCTCACGGCTGTGTTTATGTTTTTTTTGGCAATTCAGAACTACCGTTATGGGTTCTATGAGCTCGTCTATACCGCTGCACTTCTGGTTCCCCTGTTTGGCTTTGGCATTGCGTACACATTTGCACAGCGATATTTTGAAATAAAAGACTACGCTCACCTCATTCTTCTTGGCCTAATGGTGGTTTTAGTCGCATCAAATATTGATGCACAGTCAACCGATGCGACACTCTGGATTTACCCTGTTGGTTTGTTAAGCTATCTGATTCTGCCATTTCGTGACTCCAATATATTTAATGGTGTCGTGCTAGCATCCGTCACCCTGCTCGTTGCATACCAGCAGAACATCTACAATGGCCTGCTGTTTTTTACCAGTTACCTTCTGGTTAGTAGTGTTGCCGGCATTTTTGCCTATCTTCACCATCACAAAAACCGCACACTTATTGAGTTATCGCTTCACGACCCGCTCACGGGTGCATACAATATGAAGCACTTGGACGACACACTCACAAAAGAGATCAGCCGCTCTGAGGTTACAGGAAACACGCTGTCACTCATTGCCGTAAGGGTTGATTACTTTGATCAGTTTACAGATGTTCATGGGAATAATGCGGCAAAGGAGCTAACCATAGAACTTTCCAAGCTGCTCGGGGGCATCATTCGCGCGGGTGATAGTCACTATTATTGTGAAGGCAGCCTGTTTTACCTGCTCCTTCCCAACACGCCACAGGAAGGCGTATTGATCATGGCCGAGCGTGTACGCAGAACGGTTGAAGAGACTCAGTGGCAAACCATCGGAACAATGACCATTAGCCTTGGGTGCACGACCTCAAACAATAGTTCCACGACCCCAAACAATAGTTCCACGACCCCAAACAACAGTTCCACGACCCCAAACAACAGCTCCACGACGGCAGAAAGTTTAAGAGAGCAAGCCCACGTCGCACTCAATGATGCGGAAACCAACGGACATAATCGAGTTAGCCACCACACTCAGTAA
- a CDS encoding potassium channel family protein: MNNQSFPRVIGLAGVDRNETSAALKYAGHLEWPMVLMAIWIVIEWYLQAKGAVPPNFVLITDWIIWGFFLFETVLLTTLVRNKSYYLIGNWVNLVIIILGFPVLWEEFPAAGVLRSLRLIVMAGILIHISSTARRILARNHLGTTLMIGFVITVMAGFLIAGLDPAIDTPWDGIWWAWVTVTTVGYGDVVPVSTEGRLFASFLILMGIGIFSMLTASFSAFFVSRDEKMVIQREQQILAKLELIEMRLHKIEKEVSHVAKAQQETSGK, translated from the coding sequence ATGAACAATCAGTCTTTTCCAAGAGTTATTGGCTTAGCGGGTGTAGATCGCAACGAAACATCAGCCGCCCTAAAATATGCAGGGCACCTTGAGTGGCCCATGGTACTAATGGCGATTTGGATCGTTATCGAATGGTATCTTCAGGCTAAAGGCGCGGTTCCCCCCAATTTTGTTCTCATAACCGACTGGATTATCTGGGGCTTTTTCTTATTTGAAACCGTGTTGCTTACGACCCTTGTGCGAAACAAGTCTTACTACCTGATCGGCAACTGGGTCAACCTGGTCATCATTATCCTGGGGTTTCCTGTTCTGTGGGAGGAGTTCCCCGCTGCTGGCGTGCTTAGGTCGCTTCGCCTCATCGTCATGGCTGGTATTCTTATCCATATTTCCAGTACGGCCCGTCGAATCCTGGCAAGGAACCATCTTGGTACAACGCTGATGATTGGCTTTGTCATCACCGTCATGGCGGGGTTTCTCATTGCAGGACTAGACCCGGCAATCGACACTCCCTGGGACGGTATATGGTGGGCATGGGTCACGGTGACCACTGTAGGTTACGGGGATGTCGTTCCGGTCAGTACCGAAGGCCGATTATTCGCCTCATTCCTGATATTGATGGGAATCGGTATATTTTCTATGCTGACCGCGAGCTTTTCCGCGTTTTTTGTTTCTCGCGACGAAAAAATGGTTATTCAGAGAGAGCAACAGATTCTCGCAAAGCTTGAGCTTATCGAGATGAGACTGCATAAAATAGAAAAAGAGGTCAGCCATGTTGCAAAAGCGCAACAGGAAACCAGCGGCAAATAA
- a CDS encoding LON peptidase substrate-binding domain-containing protein: MKTPLFPLKSVLCPKGRIPLQLFEPRYLDMLSECMKTDRGFVVVLIKEGDEVSGSCDFYNIGTYVRLIDFQKLESGLLGITVEGTSKVFLTHFSQGTDGLYSGRIEHLMEEEYLSLPDEYLELATLLEQLTRHPAIKALNMDIDYADGRQVGWRLVELLPLSKQEKQFLLELTDPFERLKQIEYLLTLMEQ, from the coding sequence ATGAAAACACCCCTGTTCCCTTTAAAGTCAGTGTTGTGCCCAAAGGGTAGAATACCCCTTCAGCTATTTGAGCCCCGATACCTTGATATGCTATCTGAGTGTATGAAAACCGATAGGGGGTTTGTCGTGGTGCTGATTAAAGAAGGGGACGAAGTTAGCGGGTCGTGTGATTTTTATAATATTGGCACCTACGTTCGATTGATTGATTTCCAAAAACTCGAAAGTGGCTTACTTGGTATTACCGTTGAAGGGACATCCAAGGTGTTTTTAACTCATTTCTCTCAAGGCACGGATGGTCTATACAGTGGCCGGATAGAACACTTGATGGAAGAAGAGTATCTAAGCCTGCCGGATGAGTATCTGGAGCTAGCTACGTTACTGGAACAGCTAACACGGCACCCCGCTATTAAAGCGCTGAATATGGATATCGATTATGCTGATGGTCGACAAGTTGGGTGGCGATTAGTTGAGCTACTGCCACTGTCAAAACAAGAGAAACAGTTTTTACTTGAGCTGACAGATCCGTTTGAGCGCTTAAAGCAAATAGAGTATTTGTTAACGCTGATGGAGCAATAA
- a CDS encoding acyl-CoA thioesterase: protein MSRVEISFPEFTHFSTELPVRIGDVNQGSHLGHDSMVTMLHEARIQFFRSLGYDELDIEGVGTLVADLAISYRNEAFYGDNLKFDIAVEDISRKSCQFIYQVIRTVTVAKTEKSEDDRSGVSCDAGSGSTVHNNVKSGETIAVAKTGIVFFDYAVRKSAAIPAGFIEQLEKRSS, encoded by the coding sequence ATGTCACGAGTTGAGATCAGTTTCCCGGAATTCACCCACTTTAGTACTGAGTTGCCAGTGCGAATAGGAGATGTAAATCAAGGTAGTCACCTCGGACATGACAGTATGGTCACTATGCTCCACGAAGCCCGTATTCAATTTTTTCGTTCGTTGGGTTATGACGAGCTAGATATTGAAGGTGTTGGCACGCTGGTAGCGGATTTGGCCATTAGCTATCGAAATGAAGCTTTTTATGGTGACAATCTCAAATTTGATATTGCGGTAGAGGATATTTCCCGGAAAAGTTGCCAGTTTATATACCAGGTGATACGCACTGTGACGGTTGCGAAAACTGAAAAGAGTGAAGATGATCGCAGTGGTGTGAGTTGTGATGCAGGCAGTGGCAGTACTGTACATAATAATGTAAAAAGTGGCGAAACTATTGCCGTGGCAAAAACAGGGATTGTGTTTTTTGACTATGCTGTGCGTAAGAGTGCGGCCATTCCGGCCGGATTTATTGAGCAACTGGAAAAACGATCAAGTTAA
- a CDS encoding bifunctional DedA family/phosphatase PAP2 family protein — protein MDITSIQPLIDALQAHQNWVAFAIFIISFIESLAIAGVIVPGVMLLFMVAAIAGGNVLSIEASLFWAFFGAVCGDGLSYYLGRHFKDSIASVWPVRSYPKLLSNGQVFFKKHGGKSVLIGRFVGPIRPVLPLIAGMLNMSPKRFFIFNVISAIGWAPVYILPGYLVGASISLDIHLPPHFYPVLLTALGVLAFTYLLFIRLQWELQDKSRSYDYLKKWVTRYNITHQFWRAFSSKRADGGEFPLPSLVLAISTLALFVLLALAVTNTQWFDAFNHQTSTFFALLRNPFYDPVVIGITLLGDPKLLYISFPIFVSLLFFRGYYAAAIHITLAGIATSFVTIGLKDYFAVPRPDLVVSGPSSYAFPSGHTSGAVVFLGLIAAFIAQEVQQRKRWMVYSLFSIPMLMIGISRLYIGVHWMSDVLGGILLGLFICALTRVSYSRFDRQPISIDFFTILAVAGWLISAMLYVSINLPEALSNYQPLSN, from the coding sequence ATGGACATTACCAGTATTCAACCTCTGATTGATGCACTGCAGGCCCATCAAAACTGGGTCGCGTTTGCGATATTCATCATCTCATTCATCGAGTCTCTGGCTATCGCAGGGGTTATCGTACCCGGCGTCATGCTTCTTTTTATGGTTGCCGCTATCGCTGGGGGCAACGTTCTATCCATCGAGGCGTCCCTTTTCTGGGCATTTTTTGGCGCAGTATGCGGTGACGGACTGAGCTATTATTTAGGTCGTCATTTCAAGGATTCAATTGCCTCTGTATGGCCTGTTCGCAGCTACCCCAAACTCCTCAGTAATGGACAGGTTTTCTTCAAGAAGCATGGCGGGAAGAGCGTATTGATTGGCCGCTTTGTCGGCCCTATTCGTCCTGTACTGCCGTTGATTGCCGGCATGCTTAACATGTCACCCAAACGATTTTTTATATTTAATGTTATTTCTGCAATTGGCTGGGCGCCTGTTTATATATTGCCCGGCTATCTTGTAGGGGCATCCATATCGCTGGATATTCATCTCCCACCCCACTTTTACCCGGTGTTGCTGACCGCACTTGGAGTGCTTGCATTCACTTATCTGTTGTTTATCCGCCTTCAATGGGAGCTACAGGACAAAAGCCGCAGCTATGACTATTTGAAAAAGTGGGTAACCCGCTACAACATAACACACCAGTTTTGGAGAGCATTTTCCAGCAAACGAGCAGATGGAGGGGAGTTCCCACTGCCTTCGCTAGTCCTTGCAATATCAACTCTGGCACTGTTTGTTCTTCTAGCACTGGCCGTTACAAACACACAGTGGTTTGATGCTTTCAACCACCAGACATCTACTTTTTTTGCACTGCTTAGAAATCCCTTTTACGACCCGGTGGTAATTGGGATTACATTGCTTGGGGATCCAAAACTTCTCTATATTTCGTTTCCTATCTTCGTGTCATTGTTATTTTTCAGAGGCTACTATGCCGCCGCCATCCACATAACCTTGGCGGGTATTGCAACCTCTTTCGTGACTATCGGATTGAAGGACTATTTTGCTGTCCCCAGACCCGACTTGGTAGTTAGTGGGCCTTCTTCTTACGCATTTCCAAGCGGTCATACCAGCGGAGCCGTAGTTTTTCTCGGGCTCATTGCCGCGTTTATTGCTCAGGAAGTTCAGCAAAGAAAACGTTGGATGGTCTACAGTTTATTCAGCATCCCCATGTTAATGATAGGTATTAGCCGATTATATATAGGGGTACACTGGATGAGCGACGTTCTGGGGGGGATATTGCTGGGGTTATTTATCTGCGCGCTAACCCGGGTCAGTTATAGTCGCTTTGACAGACAACCGATCTCTATCGATTTTTTCACTATTTTAGCGGTGGCCGGATGGCTGATCTCAGCAATGCTATACGTTAGTATCAATCTACCTGAAGCACTTAGTAACTATCAACCTCTTAGTAACTAG
- a CDS encoding glutamate-5-semialdehyde dehydrogenase, whose protein sequence is MDVKAYMVEVGEKARIASAQIAQASTDAKNRALLAMAEALDNAREKLATANELDLENGRANGLEPAMLDRLELTPARIDTMIEGLKQVASLADPVGIIDDMKYMPSGIQVGKMRVPLGVIGIIYESRPNVTVEAASLCLKSGNATILRGGSEAIHSNQAVADCISQGLSSAGLPEDAVQVIKTTDRAAVGELITMPEYVDVIVPRGGKGLIERVSKEAKVAVIKHLDGICHVFIDRDADSEKALNIAFNAKTHRYGTCNTMETLLVDEPVAESVLPMLADKYQQEGVELRGCDATRRILTDINSATEDDWSTEYLAPVLSIKIVSGMEEAISHINKYGSHHTDSIITENYTRGRQFITAVDSSSVMINASTRFADGFEYGLGAEIGISTDKIHARGPVGLDGLTSQKYVVFGDGHIRQ, encoded by the coding sequence ATGGATGTAAAAGCATACATGGTGGAAGTGGGTGAAAAGGCCCGCATAGCATCAGCTCAAATTGCTCAGGCTAGCACAGACGCAAAAAATCGTGCGCTGCTTGCAATGGCTGAAGCACTGGATAATGCTCGGGAAAAACTCGCAACGGCAAATGAACTTGATTTGGAAAACGGTCGGGCGAATGGTTTGGAACCGGCAATGCTTGATCGCCTGGAGTTGACGCCAGCACGTATCGATACCATGATCGAAGGGCTTAAGCAGGTAGCCTCCCTTGCAGACCCTGTGGGTATTATTGATGATATGAAATACATGCCATCGGGTATTCAGGTAGGCAAAATGCGCGTACCCCTTGGCGTTATTGGCATTATTTATGAGTCGCGCCCCAACGTGACGGTTGAAGCAGCCAGCCTGTGCCTAAAATCTGGCAACGCCACCATTTTGCGGGGAGGGTCTGAAGCGATACACTCTAATCAGGCTGTGGCAGACTGCATCAGTCAGGGGTTGAGCTCAGCCGGTTTGCCCGAAGACGCTGTACAGGTTATCAAAACAACAGATAGAGCTGCTGTCGGTGAACTGATTACAATGCCCGAGTATGTTGATGTTATCGTACCTCGTGGTGGTAAGGGCTTGATTGAGAGAGTGAGCAAAGAAGCCAAGGTTGCGGTAATTAAACACTTGGACGGCATCTGCCATGTGTTTATTGACCGTGATGCCGATAGCGAAAAAGCTCTGAATATTGCCTTCAATGCAAAAACTCATCGTTACGGCACCTGCAATACGATGGAGACCTTGCTGGTCGATGAGCCCGTTGCTGAATCTGTTTTACCCATGCTGGCAGATAAATATCAGCAGGAAGGGGTTGAACTGAGAGGTTGTGATGCAACGCGACGAATTCTGACTGATATCAACTCAGCAACAGAAGATGATTGGTCGACTGAATACCTGGCCCCGGTTTTGTCTATCAAAATCGTCTCCGGTATGGAAGAAGCTATTTCTCATATCAATAAGTATGGCTCTCACCATACTGACTCGATTATTACTGAGAACTACACTCGTGGTCGTCAGTTTATTACTGCGGTTGACTCCAGCTCAGTGATGATCAATGCATCGACTCGTTTTGCTGATGGTTTTGAGTATGGTTTAGGTGCTGAGATAGGTATCTCAACTGATAAAATCCATGCTCGTGGACCTGTTGGTTTGGATGGTCTGACATCGCAAAAGTATGTCGTGTTCGGTGATGGTCATATTCGCCAGTGA
- the rlmH gene encoding 23S rRNA (pseudouridine(1915)-N(3))-methyltransferase RlmH: MKIKLIAVGTRMPSWVNEGYAEYARRMPAEFSLELIEVTLGQRGKNADIERVIKREGEQMLASVDSSDYVIALEVNGRNWSTEKLASQAENWQMGGRNVALLVGGPDGLSDACRARADQQWSLSPLTLPHPLVRVLLAEQLYRAWSITRNHPYHRQ; encoded by the coding sequence ATGAAAATAAAACTAATAGCGGTAGGAACTCGAATGCCTTCATGGGTCAATGAAGGGTATGCAGAATACGCACGCCGCATGCCGGCTGAGTTTTCGCTTGAGTTGATTGAGGTAACCTTGGGCCAGCGCGGAAAAAATGCTGATATTGAGCGGGTTATCAAGCGTGAAGGCGAGCAGATGCTTGCATCCGTTGACTCGTCTGACTATGTTATTGCGTTAGAGGTCAATGGCCGGAACTGGAGCACTGAAAAGTTAGCCTCACAGGCAGAAAACTGGCAAATGGGGGGGCGCAATGTCGCGTTGCTGGTTGGGGGACCTGACGGTCTGTCTGATGCTTGTCGGGCGAGGGCAGACCAGCAATGGTCGTTATCTCCCTTAACACTTCCTCACCCGTTAGTACGAGTACTACTCGCTGAGCAGCTCTATCGTGCTTGGAGCATTACGCGCAATCACCCCTACCACAGACAATAA
- the rsfS gene encoding ribosome silencing factor: MQSEQLKDIVVKAMDDMKAKDVNVLDVRERTSVTEYMIVASGTSNRHVKSIADNIVDEVKSNGIRPLGIEGGAGADWVLVDLGGIVAHVMMPAAREFYDLERFWIDAPDAVAE; the protein is encoded by the coding sequence ATGCAAAGTGAACAGTTAAAAGACATCGTAGTAAAAGCGATGGATGATATGAAGGCCAAAGACGTTAATGTACTTGATGTCAGAGAACGAACCAGCGTTACGGAATATATGATAGTGGCCTCTGGAACATCTAACCGTCATGTGAAATCAATTGCTGATAACATTGTTGATGAGGTCAAAAGCAACGGTATTCGGCCGCTCGGAATTGAAGGTGGGGCAGGCGCCGATTGGGTATTGGTTGACTTGGGCGGAATTGTCGCTCATGTGATGATGCCTGCCGCTCGTGAATTCTATGACCTTGAGCGGTTTTGGATTGATGCGCCTGATGCTGTTGCGGAATGA
- the nadD gene encoding nicotinate-nucleotide adenylyltransferase, with protein MKIIMGGTYDPVHHGHLRMALELSELIGSCQTSVNNPDCQTVEAVTGADVHLLPCYKPVHRGEPGATSEQRVEMLTMATDGDAALIVDQREITRQGPSYTVDTLKEMRQQFGDDEPIVLVMGADAFNGFARWHQWLEIPKLAHIIVLSRPGWRLSTSGELNNLVNNCRTEKIESLFECAAGYILPLELSQLDISSSKVRTSIAKGHSARYWVPDRVWRYICDNQLYGYHG; from the coding sequence ATGAAGATTATTATGGGCGGCACTTATGATCCGGTGCACCATGGGCATTTGAGAATGGCCCTGGAATTAAGCGAACTCATTGGTTCCTGTCAAACATCTGTGAATAATCCAGACTGTCAGACTGTTGAGGCAGTGACAGGCGCGGATGTTCACCTGCTTCCTTGTTATAAACCGGTTCATCGCGGTGAACCGGGGGCAACGTCTGAGCAACGTGTGGAGATGTTAACTATGGCGACTGATGGCGATGCAGCGTTAATTGTTGATCAGCGTGAGATCACCAGGCAGGGGCCGTCCTATACTGTTGATACGTTGAAAGAGATGAGGCAGCAATTTGGCGATGACGAACCGATTGTTCTGGTGATGGGCGCAGATGCATTTAACGGGTTTGCCCGTTGGCACCAGTGGCTGGAAATTCCAAAGCTAGCCCATATAATTGTTCTAAGCCGGCCTGGCTGGAGGTTATCCACTTCCGGTGAGCTGAATAATCTTGTTAATAATTGTAGAACCGAAAAAATTGAATCATTGTTTGAATGTGCTGCGGGGTATATATTGCCGCTAGAGCTGTCTCAGCTCGATATTTCAAGCTCAAAAGTCAGAACTTCAATAGCGAAAGGGCATTCAGCCAGGTACTGGGTACCCGATCGTGTTTGGCGTTATATTTGTGATAATCAGCTGTATGGCTATCACGGTTAG
- a CDS encoding HDOD domain-containing protein: MHASIKLNADALKKFRPLDRLSENQRILLAHKAHFSSFKKKKVILERGSLDHHDYFLLSGTIELEAPDGRTRTIEAGSDKADAAIAHLQPRQYTVKAVTDVDFLVIEQDVLNILLKEAPVNSYEAGDDFSVSDESSEEDEGTYKVLMSFYHDLKSNNFTLPSLPDVAYRIRQIADKDETSADDIARVVNADPAMAVKLIKSCNSPLYRGFNDVSSCRDAVVRLGVQTTQQLVTVFSMRELFRSKKAELKQAMTALWQHSREVASVAYVLAELTPGLNKDHAMLAGLIHDIGAIPVISYAENFPELYADETALKDAVDELRGEIGCTILEHWGFPNDLIEVVSKAEEWTYDSGSDEPGYADIIIVAQMHALIGCPKRNDLPPFSQVPAFRKLASGGLTPERSLKVMVEARHKIEEIQHVLGDDFRVD; this comes from the coding sequence ATGCACGCTTCGATCAAACTCAATGCTGATGCTTTAAAAAAGTTTCGTCCTCTTGATCGGTTATCTGAAAACCAGAGGATACTGCTCGCGCATAAAGCCCACTTTTCATCGTTTAAAAAGAAAAAAGTTATATTGGAGCGAGGAAGCCTGGATCATCATGATTACTTTTTGTTGAGCGGGACGATAGAACTGGAAGCGCCAGATGGAAGAACAAGAACGATTGAGGCGGGGTCAGATAAAGCAGATGCCGCTATCGCTCACCTTCAGCCTCGTCAATATACCGTTAAGGCGGTTACTGATGTTGATTTTTTGGTGATTGAGCAGGATGTCCTCAATATTTTGCTTAAAGAGGCTCCAGTAAATAGTTATGAGGCCGGGGATGACTTTTCGGTTTCCGATGAAAGCTCTGAAGAGGACGAGGGCACTTATAAAGTGCTGATGAGTTTTTACCACGACTTAAAGTCAAACAACTTCACGCTGCCCAGCTTGCCCGATGTTGCTTACCGAATAAGGCAGATAGCAGATAAGGATGAAACATCTGCCGATGATATTGCCAGGGTTGTTAATGCTGATCCGGCGATGGCGGTGAAGCTTATAAAGTCATGTAACAGTCCGCTTTACCGAGGTTTCAATGATGTGTCGTCGTGCCGGGATGCGGTGGTTCGCTTAGGGGTGCAAACAACACAGCAGCTGGTAACCGTCTTTTCAATGAGGGAGTTATTTAGAAGTAAAAAGGCCGAGCTTAAGCAAGCAATGACTGCATTGTGGCAGCACTCGAGAGAGGTAGCATCGGTTGCCTATGTGTTGGCTGAGCTGACGCCGGGTTTAAACAAAGACCATGCAATGCTCGCTGGTTTGATACATGATATTGGCGCTATACCGGTCATCTCTTATGCGGAGAATTTTCCCGAACTGTACGCAGATGAAACGGCGCTGAAAGATGCTGTTGATGAGTTAAGGGGCGAAATCGGGTGCACGATTCTTGAGCATTGGGGGTTTCCTAACGACCTGATCGAAGTTGTTTCGAAAGCAGAAGAGTGGACGTATGATTCCGGGAGCGATGAGCCGGGCTACGCAGACATCATTATTGTCGCACAGATGCATGCATTAATTGGTTGCCCTAAGCGCAATGATCTCCCTCCTTTCAGCCAGGTGCCAGCGTTTCGGAAACTGGCAAGTGGGGGGCTTACTCCAGAGAGAAGCTTAAAGGTGATGGTTGAAGCGCGGCACAAAATTGAAGAGATTCAGCATGTGCTGGGGGATGACTTCAGGGTAGACTAA